The Fibrobacter sp. genome contains a region encoding:
- a CDS encoding class I SAM-dependent methyltransferase, translated as MFKKLLTEANEKRCSLFEVTDAYRVVNGAADGFPGLTLDRFGDRFQIQYFGPELLSKKDAISSAVGELFDPKCLVVKERLSRSGRSLENPPMEVVFGSSADSIGVVREGPAKFNVDLLDTVNPGLFLDMRSVRLEIGPQCGGRRFLNLFSYTCSFSVHARLGGATLATNADISGKILDKGRENYALNGLDLRPGEFFRGNAVEYVAWAKKKGLKFDGIVLDPPSFARFKGFNFNVREHLMPLVAECASVLNSNGFFMVSSNYSEFNLNGFARDVLAAVSSVHKNARTVWKRGQDIDFVGSGSTKDSCLVATLVEV; from the coding sequence GTGTTCAAGAAGCTCTTAACGGAAGCTAACGAAAAACGCTGTTCACTTTTTGAAGTGACCGATGCGTATCGTGTGGTGAATGGCGCTGCCGATGGTTTCCCCGGGCTTACTCTGGATAGATTTGGCGATCGTTTCCAGATTCAGTATTTCGGCCCGGAACTTCTCTCCAAGAAAGATGCGATATCTTCTGCAGTAGGAGAACTGTTTGATCCCAAGTGCCTTGTAGTGAAGGAACGTTTGTCCCGTTCTGGAAGATCCCTTGAGAATCCCCCTATGGAAGTTGTGTTTGGCTCCAGTGCGGATTCCATTGGCGTTGTCCGTGAAGGTCCTGCCAAGTTCAATGTTGACTTGCTAGATACCGTCAATCCGGGGCTTTTCCTGGATATGCGGTCTGTCCGTCTGGAGATTGGCCCGCAGTGTGGCGGCCGTCGTTTCTTGAACCTTTTCAGCTACACCTGTTCCTTCTCTGTTCATGCCCGTCTTGGCGGAGCTACTCTTGCTACAAATGCGGACATCAGCGGTAAGATTCTGGACAAGGGCCGCGAAAACTATGCCCTGAACGGTCTGGACTTGCGTCCTGGCGAATTCTTCCGAGGCAACGCGGTGGAGTATGTGGCTTGGGCCAAGAAGAAGGGTTTGAAGTTCGATGGCATTGTGTTGGATCCTCCAAGCTTTGCCCGCTTCAAGGGTTTCAACTTCAACGTCCGAGAACACTTGATGCCCTTGGTTGCCGAATGCGCATCGGTCTTGAATTCCAACGGTTTCTTTATGGTTAGCTCCAACTACAGCGAGTTTAACCTGAATGGATTTGCCCGCGACGTCCTTGCCGCAGTGTCCTCTGTACACAAGAATGCCCGCACTGTCTGGAAGCGCGGGCAGGATATTGATTTTGTGGGAAGCGGCTCTACCAAGGATTCTTGCCTGGTGGCAACTTTGGTGGAAGTCTAG